From a single Oceanobacillus kimchii X50 genomic region:
- a CDS encoding arylsulfatase → MTKRPNIILILADDLGFSDLGSFGSEIHTPNLDRLAENGLRFTQFYNSARCCPSRASILSGLYPHQAGVGEMTEDQETPGYRGFLKNQCVTLAEVVKQVGYRTYLSGKWHVGEIGPTERGFDEFYGLLGGFTSFWDQSDYSRLPKGRPEKRYNNGDFYATDAITDYALEFMEDAKAEGEPYFLYLSYNAPHFPLQAPKEEIEKYEKVYQVGWDHIRKERLERMKKLGIVSKDTELSPRAKYWNRDRDIQGVNPAWDSIDPDRQQDLTKRMAIYAGMIDRMDQNIGRVLKELENNNEMENTLILFCSDNGACAEWDPWGFDNWITTSNFLHRKEDLNQMGGPDSYHSYGSGWANASSTPLQLYKHYSHEGGISTPLIAHWPTKVLKEGQVDHRPGHFIDIMATLVDITGAPYPSQYNGNQILPMEGESLVPAFEGENVAERTFCFEHEHHCGVRKGKWKLSKVREMDWELYDIDNDRTEMNNIKDHYPELVKEMINIWEDWADRTDVYPKRKT, encoded by the coding sequence ATGACAAAACGGCCGAATATTATTCTAATACTTGCCGATGACTTAGGTTTCTCTGATTTAGGTTCATTTGGTAGTGAGATTCATACGCCGAATCTAGATCGATTAGCAGAGAATGGATTACGCTTTACACAATTCTATAATTCTGCTCGTTGTTGCCCAAGCCGAGCGTCTATTTTAAGTGGATTGTATCCTCATCAAGCAGGTGTCGGAGAGATGACGGAAGATCAGGAGACACCGGGATATCGCGGGTTTTTAAAAAATCAATGCGTGACATTGGCAGAGGTAGTGAAGCAAGTAGGCTATCGTACGTATTTGTCTGGGAAATGGCATGTAGGAGAGATTGGGCCTACAGAACGCGGGTTTGACGAGTTTTATGGGCTGCTTGGTGGTTTCACAAGTTTTTGGGACCAGTCGGATTATTCTCGACTTCCAAAAGGACGACCAGAAAAGCGTTATAACAACGGAGATTTTTATGCCACAGACGCTATTACAGACTATGCATTAGAATTTATGGAAGATGCTAAAGCAGAGGGTGAACCATACTTTTTATATTTATCGTATAATGCACCGCATTTTCCATTGCAAGCGCCGAAAGAAGAAATAGAAAAATATGAAAAAGTATATCAAGTCGGTTGGGATCATATACGAAAAGAACGCTTAGAAAGAATGAAAAAGCTAGGCATTGTATCAAAGGATACAGAACTGTCACCACGTGCGAAATATTGGAATCGTGATCGGGACATTCAAGGTGTCAATCCAGCATGGGATTCGATTGACCCCGACAGACAACAAGATTTAACGAAGCGCATGGCGATTTATGCAGGAATGATTGACCGTATGGATCAAAATATTGGTAGAGTCTTGAAAGAGTTAGAGAACAATAATGAAATGGAAAACACACTTATTTTATTTTGTTCAGATAATGGTGCATGTGCCGAATGGGATCCATGGGGATTTGATAATTGGATTACGACATCTAATTTCCTACACCGGAAAGAAGATTTGAATCAAATGGGCGGCCCAGATTCGTATCATAGTTACGGTTCTGGCTGGGCAAATGCGAGCAGTACGCCACTTCAACTATATAAGCATTATAGTCATGAAGGAGGAATTAGCACTCCATTAATTGCGCATTGGCCTACTAAGGTATTAAAAGAAGGTCAAGTTGACCATCGACCAGGTCATTTTATTGATATTATGGCAACATTGGTAGATATCACTGGTGCGCCGTATCCAAGTCAATATAACGGTAATCAAATCCTACCAATGGAAGGAGAAAGCTTAGTGCCTGCCTTTGAAGGAGAAAATGTAGCAGAACGTACTTTTTGTTTTGAACATGAACATCATTGTGGCGTTAGAAAAGGAAAATGGAAATTGTCCAAAGTAAGGGAAATGGACTGGGAATTATATGACATCGATAACGATCGAACAGAAATGAATAACATCAAAGATCACTATCCCGAGTTGGTAAAAGAAATGATTAACATTTGGGAAGACTGGGCTGACAGAACAGATGTATACCCAAAAAGAAAAACATAA
- a CDS encoding glycoside hydrolase family 2 protein yields MKETMTTKTYQRTEYPRPQYQRSEWINLNGTWKFSFDDNNIGEKSQWNKKPSFTDEIQVPFTYETKASGIGEETFHPNVWYQRSFQIPTEHADKRTILRFQASDYLTKVWVNGVFVGSHAGGYAAFSFDISDVITLDTDNEVVVKVEDSQSCYQPRGKQRWIDHNFGCWYVQQTGIWQTVWLEFLPETSIDNVKMTPKLDTNAVDFQYQLNRMPTEACRIETIITFDEDTVKRFSINPNRKDEQLEVSIDSNLHEWRVMHWTPENPHLYDVTFKLYVADALVDEVKSYFGMRKISIKGDQVLLNNSPIYQKLLLDQGYWTDTMLTPPSDEAIIEDIEKTLAMGYNGVRKHQKVEDERFLYWCDKKGLLVWSEMAATYEFSDEAVENFTREWQEIVKQHYNHPSIITWVPFNESWGVPHILTDKKQQTFTEAIYYLTKSLDDERPVIVNDGWEHTISDIIALHDYEEVGEIFYDRYKDKETILQNKIPHNNGKYAFAQGYFYKGQPVIITEYGGIAFQDENGWGYGNQVSTKEAFLERFQNITDAIKKLPYVSGYCYTQTTDVQQEVNGLLKENREPKIDLEKIKEVNDR; encoded by the coding sequence ATGAAAGAGACAATGACAACGAAAACATATCAACGCACAGAATATCCGCGACCGCAGTATCAACGTAGTGAATGGATAAATTTAAACGGTACGTGGAAGTTCTCCTTCGATGATAATAATATCGGGGAAAAAAGCCAGTGGAATAAGAAACCATCATTTACAGATGAAATACAAGTTCCGTTTACGTATGAGACAAAAGCAAGTGGAATTGGTGAAGAGACATTTCATCCGAATGTATGGTATCAACGATCATTTCAAATTCCTACTGAACATGCTGATAAGCGGACCATCCTGCGTTTTCAAGCATCTGATTACTTGACGAAAGTATGGGTGAACGGCGTATTTGTAGGTTCTCATGCTGGGGGGTATGCTGCATTTTCATTTGATATATCTGATGTAATTACCCTTGATACAGATAATGAAGTAGTAGTCAAAGTCGAGGACAGTCAGAGCTGTTATCAACCGAGAGGGAAACAACGTTGGATCGATCATAATTTTGGTTGTTGGTATGTGCAACAAACAGGTATATGGCAAACAGTTTGGTTGGAATTTCTTCCGGAGACATCAATCGATAATGTGAAAATGACACCGAAATTAGATACGAACGCAGTAGATTTTCAATATCAGTTAAATCGAATGCCAACTGAAGCGTGTCGCATTGAAACAATTATTACATTCGATGAGGATACAGTAAAACGGTTTTCCATTAACCCCAATCGAAAGGATGAACAGCTGGAAGTGTCGATAGACTCCAACCTTCATGAATGGAGAGTCATGCATTGGACGCCGGAAAATCCTCATTTATATGATGTGACTTTTAAATTGTATGTGGCAGATGCTTTGGTTGATGAGGTCAAATCTTATTTTGGAATGCGAAAGATTTCAATCAAAGGAGATCAAGTATTATTAAACAATTCCCCGATTTATCAAAAACTTTTATTGGATCAAGGTTATTGGACGGATACGATGCTAACTCCACCATCGGATGAAGCGATAATTGAAGATATTGAAAAGACATTAGCAATGGGATATAACGGTGTACGTAAACACCAAAAAGTAGAAGATGAACGATTCCTTTATTGGTGTGATAAAAAAGGATTACTTGTTTGGTCAGAGATGGCAGCAACATATGAGTTTTCTGATGAAGCTGTGGAGAATTTTACAAGAGAATGGCAAGAGATTGTGAAACAACATTATAATCACCCTTCGATTATTACATGGGTGCCATTCAATGAATCGTGGGGCGTGCCACATATTCTTACCGATAAGAAACAACAAACGTTTACCGAAGCAATCTATTATTTAACAAAAAGTCTTGATGATGAACGCCCAGTAATCGTGAATGACGGTTGGGAGCATACAATCTCTGATATCATCGCATTACATGATTACGAAGAAGTAGGTGAAATTTTCTATGATAGATACAAAGATAAAGAGACCATTTTACAAAATAAAATCCCGCATAATAACGGCAAGTATGCTTTTGCACAGGGCTACTTTTACAAGGGCCAGCCAGTAATCATCACCGAATATGGTGGAATTGCTTTTCAAGATGAAAACGGATGGGGATATGGGAACCAAGTATCTACAAAAGAAGCGTTCTTGGAGCGTTTTCAAAATATTACAGATGCCATTAAGAAATTACCGTACGTAAGTGGCTACTGTTATACACAAACAACCGATGTGCAGCAAGAAGTTAATGGTCTGTTGAAAGAAAATAGAGAACCAAAAATAGATTTAGAGAAAATAAAAGAAGTGAATGATCGATAA
- a CDS encoding response regulator transcription factor, whose protein sequence is MEKPRILIVDDEQDLCQLMKTTLNKEGFSEIETASTSEEGWNTFQTFEPNLAILDVMLPDGEGFDLCRQIREVSRIPILFLSAKSDEVDKILGLAIGGDDYITKPFSPKEMAYRVKAQLRRAGVYTLDAAIEKVPAQGKTVGPFDINADETEVKKDNHVLELTAKEVGLMATFMRNPNQIISKETLFRNVWGEEFYGADNTLMVHIRRLREKVEDNPSKPSYIQTVKGLGYRFAATKAQAPV, encoded by the coding sequence TTGGAAAAACCACGAATTCTTATCGTCGATGATGAACAGGATCTTTGCCAATTAATGAAAACAACGCTCAACAAAGAAGGTTTTTCAGAAATTGAAACAGCAAGCACATCAGAAGAGGGTTGGAACACATTTCAAACATTTGAACCAAATCTTGCTATCTTAGATGTGATGTTGCCTGATGGAGAGGGATTTGATTTGTGTAGACAAATAAGAGAAGTATCACGCATTCCCATTCTTTTCTTATCTGCGAAATCGGATGAAGTGGATAAAATATTAGGACTCGCCATCGGTGGAGATGATTATATTACGAAGCCGTTTAGTCCGAAGGAAATGGCTTATCGTGTTAAAGCACAGCTTCGACGAGCTGGTGTATATACCTTAGATGCGGCTATCGAAAAAGTACCTGCCCAAGGAAAAACTGTAGGACCTTTTGACATAAATGCAGATGAAACCGAAGTAAAAAAAGATAACCATGTACTGGAACTGACCGCTAAGGAAGTTGGTTTAATGGCAACGTTCATGCGGAATCCAAACCAAATTATTAGTAAAGAAACGCTTTTTCGGAACGTCTGGGGTGAAGAATTTTACGGCGCGGATAATACATTAATGGTACATATTCGCAGACTTCGAGAAAAAGTAGAAGACAATCCTTCGAAACCGAGTTATATTCAAACTGTAAAAGGATTAGGCTATCGATTTGCAGCAACAAAGGCGCAAGCGCCCGTTTAG
- a CDS encoding carbohydrate ABC transporter permease has translation MATKVKRNKALERNRDPLLKGKVLLGVIVSLLFLIPIIWMLFVSIKPDNFSTSNPVEWFLPPYTITNYIDIVMDSLILRWLFNSFFVAFITTILTLIITSFAAFAISQMKFRFKNFIFIFFLLGLMIPGEATIIPLYEIVKSMGLIDSYTGLILPMIASPLGVIILKSFFDGIPKEVIESATIDGCSYFRLYYKIVLPLAKPALAAIGIFTFIGSWNNFLWPYLSILSETLYTLPVGLPVFNSTYSQAYVLPMTANAIASIPVIIAFLIFEKQIVKGISFTGIKG, from the coding sequence ATGGCAACCAAAGTGAAGAGGAATAAAGCGCTGGAGCGTAACCGTGATCCGTTACTAAAAGGAAAAGTGCTGTTAGGCGTAATTGTGTCGTTACTATTTCTTATCCCTATTATATGGATGTTATTTGTTTCCATTAAACCTGATAATTTTTCTACTTCCAATCCGGTTGAATGGTTTTTACCGCCATATACGATTACAAATTACATCGACATTGTCATGGATAGTTTAATCTTACGATGGTTGTTTAATAGCTTCTTTGTTGCTTTTATTACAACGATTCTTACCCTTATTATTACGTCCTTTGCGGCTTTTGCGATCTCACAAATGAAGTTTCGATTTAAAAATTTTATTTTTATATTTTTTCTGCTAGGTCTCATGATACCGGGAGAAGCTACGATTATTCCATTATATGAAATTGTGAAAAGCATGGGGCTAATTGATAGTTATACCGGTTTAATATTACCAATGATCGCATCCCCACTCGGAGTTATCATTTTAAAAAGCTTCTTTGATGGTATACCAAAGGAAGTGATAGAGAGCGCAACTATTGATGGTTGCTCCTACTTTAGATTGTATTACAAAATTGTGCTTCCTTTAGCAAAACCTGCTCTTGCGGCAATTGGAATTTTTACTTTTATTGGGTCTTGGAATAACTTTCTATGGCCATATTTATCAATTCTTTCCGAAACATTATATACCTTACCTGTAGGATTACCAGTATTTAATTCTACCTATTCACAAGCCTATGTATTACCGATGACAGCAAATGCAATTGCATCTATACCGGTGATTATTGCATTTCTAATATTTGAAAAACAAATAGTAAAGGGAATCAGCTTTACAGGAATTAAAGGATAA
- a CDS encoding ABC transporter permease, translating to MTLFDLALKNIRRNMKSYGLYIGSTIFSIIIFFTFATLKHSNDISGLAETSNQISSIMSASAFVLMIFVAIFILYSNSFFMRKRKKEVALYSLMGVRKRTIGFLLFFENIVIGLVSLIIGVVLGFFLSQVLLSLLLKLMGLNISIGIAFSSSAVVETIIVFLIIFLFTSLQGYRVIYQFKLIDLFHASHKREALPKARLIAALFGIVSLFVAYWLALQDLMTSSAWRMLGVAMPLVIIGLTVFGTYLLFNSVMVYVLHLLKGRKHWAWRGLNLMTASQLLYRVRGNAKTLTIIATLSATTITAGGAVFGTYYNTDKNVEQYTPFSFMWQGPQENLDEGIMKDSISIDTKDIRVTENEIEREYTVIDTTAFQRLAEALDWDIESLELDEDEVLMVDPFYDERWSEEVEEVTLNNEAHTVSQFYGDSIFNIYTIPGTVLVMNEQEYTDLQADESTYQAVQLTNDKEHLELSQELQAKSETVDFSSAVQNYQDSLEGSGVMLFVGSFLGLVFLVATGSVIFFKIMTEAEDDKDKYTVLYKIGVSKREMKRTIRYQIGFIFIAPLVLGLLHGTVALIAFSNLLQMNLWIPVTIWMAAYAFIYIIYYFITVRSFQQTILISGKEVT from the coding sequence ATGACACTGTTTGATCTAGCTCTAAAAAACATTCGTCGTAATATGAAAAGCTACGGACTATATATTGGTTCGACCATCTTTTCGATTATTATATTTTTTACATTTGCAACATTAAAGCATAGTAACGATATTAGTGGATTGGCAGAAACATCGAACCAAATTAGTAGTATTATGAGTGCATCCGCATTTGTACTAATGATTTTTGTTGCTATTTTTATTCTCTATTCGAATTCTTTCTTTATGAGAAAACGAAAAAAAGAAGTAGCATTATACTCCTTAATGGGTGTTCGAAAACGCACTATCGGATTTCTATTATTCTTTGAAAATATCGTTATTGGTTTAGTTTCACTCATTATCGGTGTGGTACTCGGTTTCTTTTTGTCACAAGTTTTATTATCTTTGCTATTGAAATTAATGGGCTTGAATATCTCAATTGGCATTGCATTCTCATCAAGTGCAGTCGTAGAAACAATCATTGTATTCTTGATTATATTTCTCTTTACGTCTCTGCAAGGATATCGCGTAATTTATCAATTTAAATTAATAGACTTGTTTCATGCTTCCCATAAAAGAGAAGCATTACCGAAAGCGAGATTGATTGCAGCTTTATTCGGTATAGTGTCATTATTTGTGGCTTACTGGTTAGCATTACAAGATTTAATGACATCCAGTGCATGGCGAATGCTCGGTGTTGCGATGCCTCTTGTTATTATTGGACTAACGGTATTCGGAACTTATCTATTGTTTAATAGTGTCATGGTATATGTACTCCATTTATTAAAAGGAAGAAAGCATTGGGCATGGAGGGGCTTAAATTTAATGACAGCTTCCCAATTATTATATCGAGTTCGTGGAAACGCGAAGACACTGACTATCATAGCGACACTAAGTGCAACTACCATTACTGCAGGTGGCGCGGTATTTGGAACATACTACAATACGGATAAAAATGTAGAGCAATATACACCATTTAGCTTTATGTGGCAAGGTCCTCAAGAAAACTTGGATGAAGGAATTATGAAAGATTCTATTTCCATTGATACGAAAGATATTCGTGTAACAGAAAACGAAATAGAGAGAGAATATACCGTTATTGATACTACAGCGTTTCAACGATTGGCAGAAGCGTTAGATTGGGATATCGAATCATTGGAATTAGACGAAGATGAGGTTTTGATGGTCGATCCTTTTTACGATGAGCGATGGTCTGAAGAGGTAGAGGAAGTAACACTGAACAATGAAGCACATACAGTCTCTCAATTTTATGGAGATTCCATCTTTAATATATATACAATACCTGGAACAGTGCTCGTCATGAATGAACAAGAATATACCGACTTACAAGCAGATGAATCTACCTATCAAGCCGTGCAATTAACGAATGATAAGGAACATCTTGAGTTATCACAAGAGCTCCAAGCAAAATCGGAAACAGTAGATTTTTCCAGTGCAGTCCAAAACTATCAGGATTCATTAGAAGGTTCAGGAGTGATGTTATTCGTAGGTAGTTTCTTAGGACTCGTTTTTCTAGTGGCTACTGGAAGTGTCATCTTCTTTAAAATTATGACAGAAGCAGAGGATGATAAGGATAAATACACTGTTTTATATAAAATAGGTGTCTCAAAAAGAGAAATGAAGCGTACGATCCGCTATCAAATAGGATTCATATTTATTGCCCCACTTGTACTCGGACTATTACATGGAACAGTGGCACTAATCGCATTCTCGAATCTTTTACAAATGAACCTATGGATACCAGTCACTATTTGGATGGCAGCATATGCGTTTATCTATATTATCTACTATTTCATTACAGTAAGAAGTTTTCAGCAAACCATTCTTATCAGCGGAAAGGAGGTTACGTAA
- a CDS encoding RDD family protein codes for MKAITKKRTKAYFIDLAISTAVTIGVEQLMRKKIKSEAVHALVTPTVVMWGLEYAQLRRCGQTIGYKQTGLKIEGTDGQAPTPNQIIKRMAYRDCFSTFKYLGDRKGFEGKDGSVLPQDTYAETVVKEV; via the coding sequence ATGAAGGCGATAACGAAAAAAAGAACGAAAGCGTATTTTATTGACTTAGCTATCTCAACGGCAGTTACGATTGGTGTAGAGCAGTTAATGCGGAAGAAAATTAAGAGTGAAGCTGTGCATGCATTGGTCACTCCAACGGTTGTCATGTGGGGATTAGAATACGCACAACTTCGCAGATGTGGGCAAACAATAGGGTATAAACAAACAGGCTTAAAAATAGAAGGGACAGACGGACAAGCCCCGACTCCAAACCAAATTATCAAACGAATGGCTTATCGAGATTGTTTTAGTACATTTAAATATCTTGGGGACCGTAAAGGATTTGAGGGGAAAGATGGTAGTGTGCTTCCTCAAGATACGTATGCGGAAACGGTAGTAAAAGAAGTTTAA
- a CDS encoding fructose bisphosphate aldolase, which translates to MNQKQLEQMKNSKGFIAALDQSGGSTPKALAAYGIPENAYNNEDEMFDLVHEMRTRIITSPSFDSDFIIGAILFEQTMDREIEGMYTGDYLAEKKGIVPFLKVDKGLAEETNGVQLMKPIDNLDETLQRANERNIFGTKMRSVIKKANPEAIKEVVDQQFDIGKKIIAAGLVPIIEPEVDIHSVEKEKCEDLLKTEILNHLDQLSENQNVMLKLTIPTKKNLYKELIDHPRVVRVVALSGGYSTDVANEKLKENDGLIASFSRALSQDLNADQSDEAFNISLQKAVKSIYDASV; encoded by the coding sequence ATGAACCAAAAGCAATTGGAACAAATGAAAAATAGTAAAGGATTTATCGCAGCACTGGATCAAAGTGGCGGAAGTACACCGAAGGCACTTGCAGCTTATGGAATTCCTGAAAATGCCTACAACAATGAAGATGAAATGTTTGATTTAGTTCATGAAATGCGTACAAGAATCATAACTTCCCCATCGTTCGATTCGGACTTTATTATTGGAGCAATTCTATTTGAACAGACGATGGACCGTGAAATTGAAGGCATGTATACAGGGGATTATCTAGCTGAAAAAAAAGGCATTGTACCTTTTCTAAAAGTGGATAAAGGACTCGCTGAAGAAACGAATGGCGTGCAATTAATGAAACCGATTGATAATTTAGATGAGACGTTACAACGTGCTAATGAACGTAATATATTCGGAACAAAAATGCGTTCCGTAATTAAAAAAGCGAACCCCGAAGCAATCAAAGAAGTCGTAGATCAACAATTCGATATCGGCAAGAAAATTATTGCAGCTGGATTAGTTCCGATTATCGAGCCAGAAGTAGACATTCATAGCGTAGAAAAAGAAAAGTGCGAAGACTTGTTAAAAACAGAAATACTTAACCATCTCGATCAATTAAGTGAAAATCAGAACGTTATGTTAAAATTAACAATTCCAACAAAGAAAAATTTATATAAAGAGCTTATCGACCATCCAAGAGTAGTGCGTGTTGTTGCATTATCAGGCGGCTACTCGACTGATGTCGCAAATGAAAAACTAAAAGAAAACGACGGTTTAATCGCAAGCTTTTCCCGTGCATTGAGCCAGGATTTAAATGCCGATCAATCCGATGAAGCATTTAATATATCTCTACAAAAAGCAGTAAAATCCATTTATGATGCATCTGTGTAA
- a CDS encoding sensor histidine kinase: MKWKLTFRYLLSILSIVFIVLIANTIILFGILIYQSTQGGVEDYEYSSGENFTRSFSQYLTLEEGQPTVTEEGEHALEAFGAWLQILDENGEVLSSYRTPDNISTHYTPIELVHRYKYMDNNFNTYFIGEFEAYSYLIGVPNSNEERAVFMLNPTTLLTYASQFLGAIIIVDLIIAAIVGFLFSTVLTKPVNRIIERISELKERKFQPKKPKRPGVFKHVFSNLNDVSATLQQHEDERRKLEKMRNEWMSNVSHDIKTPLASIRGYAELLRSDDISPDERLEYAEVIERQSLYMKELLDDFNLTMRLRNHEMPLHKQETNMDRFVRELVIDLLNDPQLGKDQIHFQNDSHDSIWNVDQHLWKRALLNFINNAMLHNDENVEVQVHLSDKTITILDNGKGIAKEDIHQIFERYYRGTNTENIRGTGLGLAISRDIIEAHGGSVDLHSEVDKGTTVTIRMN, translated from the coding sequence ATGAAATGGAAACTTACCTTTCGTTATTTGCTATCAATATTAAGTATTGTCTTTATCGTGCTGATTGCCAATACAATTATTCTTTTTGGAATACTTATTTATCAATCCACACAAGGCGGGGTGGAAGATTATGAGTATAGCTCTGGAGAAAATTTTACTCGCTCGTTCTCCCAATACCTTACATTAGAGGAAGGTCAGCCAACTGTCACTGAAGAAGGAGAACATGCATTAGAAGCTTTCGGTGCTTGGCTACAAATTTTAGACGAAAATGGAGAAGTTCTCTCTTCCTATCGCACACCAGATAATATATCCACGCATTATACTCCAATAGAGCTTGTCCATAGGTATAAGTATATGGACAATAATTTTAATACGTATTTTATCGGAGAATTTGAAGCGTACAGTTACTTGATTGGTGTACCGAATTCAAATGAAGAGCGCGCTGTGTTTATGCTCAATCCAACTACACTTCTCACTTATGCATCACAATTTCTCGGCGCAATTATTATTGTCGATTTAATTATTGCAGCTATCGTCGGTTTTCTATTCAGTACCGTCCTTACTAAACCGGTAAATCGGATTATCGAACGGATTAGTGAGTTAAAAGAACGCAAATTCCAGCCAAAGAAACCAAAACGTCCTGGTGTTTTTAAACATGTATTTTCGAACTTAAATGATGTATCTGCGACCTTGCAACAGCATGAGGATGAACGACGCAAACTGGAGAAGATGCGAAACGAATGGATGAGTAATGTTTCCCACGATATTAAAACACCACTTGCTTCCATTCGAGGTTATGCTGAACTTCTCCGTAGTGATGATATATCACCGGATGAACGGTTAGAGTATGCTGAAGTAATTGAGCGCCAATCCTTGTATATGAAAGAATTATTGGATGATTTTAATTTGACAATGCGATTACGGAATCATGAGATGCCGCTACATAAACAAGAAACAAACATGGATCGGTTTGTCCGTGAGCTTGTGATTGATTTATTAAATGATCCACAGCTTGGAAAAGATCAAATTCATTTTCAAAATGACTCACATGATTCTATTTGGAATGTTGACCAGCATTTATGGAAGCGCGCGTTACTGAACTTTATCAATAATGCAATGTTGCATAATGATGAAAATGTAGAAGTACAGGTTCATCTGTCTGACAAGACAATTACAATCCTAGATAATGGAAAAGGTATTGCAAAAGAGGATATCCATCAAATTTTCGAACGTTATTATCGAGGTACCAATACCGAAAACATTCGCGGAACTGGGTTAGGACTTGCGATATCTCGAGATATTATCGAAGCGCATGGTGGAAGTGTAGACTTACACAGTGAAGTCGATAAGGGAACGACCGTTACTATAAGAATGAACTAA
- a CDS encoding ABC transporter ATP-binding protein: MESLLQVNNVEKVYGKGINTFKALENISFTIDHGEFVGIMGPSGAGKSTLLNVLATIDSPSNGDIYLENDNIAKMKENQLADFRRDHLGFIFQDYNLLDSLTVRENILLPLAIAKVSAKEINIKVEELAKAFGIESILEKYPYQISGGQKQRTASCRALVGNPKLIFADEPTGALDSKSATDLLESLSTLNIEQEATIMMVTHDAYAASFCRRILFISDGRLSKELIRGTHSRKEFFQMILDELAKLGGDGHDTV, translated from the coding sequence ATGGAATCTTTATTACAAGTAAACAATGTGGAAAAGGTTTACGGTAAAGGTATAAATACGTTTAAAGCTTTAGAAAATATTTCATTTACAATTGATCACGGAGAATTTGTAGGAATAATGGGTCCTTCTGGTGCCGGAAAGTCGACGCTATTAAACGTACTAGCAACAATTGACTCCCCATCAAACGGAGATATTTATTTAGAGAATGATAATATTGCAAAAATGAAAGAAAATCAATTAGCTGATTTCCGTAGAGATCATCTTGGTTTTATCTTTCAAGATTACAATTTACTCGATTCATTAACCGTACGGGAAAATATTCTTTTACCGTTAGCGATAGCGAAGGTTTCTGCGAAAGAGATTAATATAAAAGTAGAAGAACTTGCTAAAGCATTTGGTATCGAAAGTATTCTGGAAAAATATCCATATCAAATTTCCGGTGGACAAAAACAACGAACAGCATCATGCCGAGCGTTAGTAGGGAACCCGAAGTTAATTTTTGCTGATGAACCAACTGGAGCTCTCGATTCCAAATCAGCTACTGATTTACTAGAGAGCTTAAGCACATTAAACATTGAGCAAGAAGCGACAATTATGATGGTGACGCATGATGCATATGCAGCAAGTTTCTGTAGAAGAATTCTATTTATTAGTGATGGAAGATTATCTAAGGAATTGATACGCGGTACTCATTCACGAAAAGAATTCTTCCAAATGATATTAGATGAATTAGCAAAATTGGGCGGTGACGGACATGACACTGTTTGA
- a CDS encoding YehR family lipoprotein, with the protein MEKRLLVRMAGLLFIAVAMFALVACNSEETVKYQAEEDGILITLTYTAEDDKVVKQVSESEIEYRALGVATKEEAEELLAPLAEDYQNVDGLTHEIDYQDDKVVEKVTVDYNEADASEIAELEGSMFEGDPSEGISLEKSIELIESQGFKKVE; encoded by the coding sequence ATGGAAAAACGTTTGTTGGTTCGAATGGCAGGATTGTTGTTCATCGCTGTTGCGATGTTCGCTCTAGTTGCTTGTAACAGTGAAGAAACGGTGAAGTATCAGGCTGAAGAAGATGGGATTTTGATTACACTCACCTATACAGCAGAAGATGACAAAGTTGTAAAGCAAGTATCAGAAAGTGAGATAGAATACAGGGCATTGGGAGTTGCGACAAAAGAAGAAGCAGAAGAGCTGTTAGCACCGTTAGCCGAAGATTATCAAAATGTCGATGGCTTAACCCATGAAATTGATTACCAAGATGATAAAGTAGTGGAGAAGGTAACAGTAGATTACAATGAAGCAGATGCAAGTGAAATAGCGGAATTAGAAGGTTCCATGTTTGAAGGAGATCCGTCTGAAGGAATTAGTTTGGAGAAATCAATAGAATTAATTGAGTCACAGGGATTTAAGAAAGTCGAGTAA